From the Montipora capricornis isolate CH-2021 chromosome 2, ASM3666992v2, whole genome shotgun sequence genome, one window contains:
- the LOC138030341 gene encoding octopamine receptor beta-2R-like, with product MVQNTNASDPTAEKFHQYNPITTRWYWTLRVFLAFFTIAGNLPLILLFITRRRLRRILSNRFIMSLNLADLCVGLFVTPPELVCTYWKKCDRHIQLAMYEFFVYTSMLCLCLVTWDRYKSVIRPLSYPVAVKVKQYLIPIMVCWAVPFVVALLHFTYLLQEPEQQGTAMEVFTVVEAVLFIALPCLALPLAFLHIACIIQRHKQHEKRQQEQVDFNYSDAMLSDHGQCTLRETELSVTVNLSPRSARGAPNVQCGKKPSVREIDSDVERSTDCSITLSQKPKQRQPNHDRSITALGIVITWFVACWVLAAYLHLKESFSTETIAHLDLTTMNLSWLLLLTHSGLNPLVYGFVKRDIKKELRKFFNCRK from the coding sequence ATGGTACAGAATACCAATGCCTCAGATCCTACGGCGGAAAAATTTCACCAATATAATCCCATCACAACTCGTTGGTACTGGACCTTGAGAGTGTTTCTTGCGTTTTTCACAATCGCTGGAAATTTACCATTGATATTACTCTTCATCACCAGACGAAGGTTACGTCGTATCCTGTCCAACCGATTTATAATGTCCTTAAATCTGGCAGACCTGTGCGTAGGATTGTTTGTCACGCCCCCCGAACTTGTATGCACTTACTGGAAGAAGTGTGACCGGCACATACAGCTGGCCATGTACGAGTTTTTCGTTTATACGTCAATGCTGTGCCTCTGCTTAGTGACCTGGGACCGTTACAAATCAGTGATCCGTCCCTTGTCCTATCCTGTTGCGGTTAAGGTCAAGCAGTACCTAATCCCTATCATGGTATGTTGGGCAGTTCCCTTTGTGGTTGCTCTCCTTCATTTCACTTACTTGTTACAAGAACCCGAACAACAAGGTACAGCTATGGAAGTTTTTACAGTCGTTGAAGCAGTGTTGTTTATAGCGCTTCCTTGTCTTGCATTACCACTGGCGTTTTTACACATTGCCTGTATTATCCAGAGGCACAAACAACACGAGAAACGACAGCAAGAGCAAGTGGATTTCAACTATTCAGATGCAATGTTAAGTGACCATGGACAATGCACACTGAGGGAAACAGAATTGAGTGTGACGGTCAACCTGAGCCCTCGCTCCGCGCGTGGCGCCCCGAACGTACAGTGTGGCAAAAAGCCTAGCGTGAGAGAGATTGACTCTGACGTAGAACGCTCCACAGACTGCAGCATAACGTTGTCGCAAAAGCCAAAACAGCGTCAGCCGAACCACGACCGTTCCATTACGGCTCTTGGTATAGTAATTACCTGGTTTGTGGCATGTTGGGTGCTTGCCGCCTACCTCCATCTCAAAGAATCGTTTTCGACAGAGACAATAGCCCACCTTGACTTGACCACAATGAATTTGTCGTGGTTGCTGTTGTTAACTCACTCAGGTTTAAATCCTTTGGTCTATGGGTTCGTCAAGAGAGATATCAAGAAAGAACTGAGAAAGTTTTTCAACTGCCGAAAGTAG